AGGCGGCCATCCATCAGCTGAAGTCCGAAAAACCGGGCGTGGAGGTGGAGCTGGAGGCGGACGAGCTGGACCAGGTCCGTGAATTTCTCGGCATGGAAGGGGTGGATCACATCCTCCTGGACAACATGTCGCTCGAGCAGCTCACGGCCGCCGTGACCCTGCGCGGCGACCGCGGCCGCCCGCAGTTCGAAGCCAGCGGCGGCGTCACTCTGAAGGAACTGAAGGAGATCGCGAGGACCGGGGTGGATTTCATCTCGGTCGGCGCGCTGACCCACTCCGCGCCATCGCTCGACATCGGGCTGGATTTCGAAAGCCTGTGAACGGAGGGGATTTCAACGGGGCGGCGGCGGGCTTTCCGGAGCCCTTCCGGTTGTTCGTCCGCGAGTCGGTGGAATCCACCAATGACGAGGTGCGCGAACTCGCCCGCATGGGAGCGCCGGACGGGGTCGTCGTGCTGGCGGAGCGCCAGACCGCGGGCCGGGGACGGCGCGGCGCGGCGTGGTTTTCACCGCCCGGTGAGTCGCTGGCGTTTTCCATCCTGGTGAAACCGCCGGAGCCGAAAGCCCTCTGGCCGCGCCTCGCGCTGGCGGCGGGCCTGGCGGTGGCGGAGGCGCTGGAATCCTCCGGTCTCACGGCGGGCATCAAGTGGCCGAACGATGTCTGGCTCGGCGGAAAAAAAGCCGCCGGCATCCTGGTGGAGGCCGGCGCGGACTTCGCGGTGGTCGGCATTGGCCTGAACGTGAACAGTACGGAATTTCCGGAAGGCGTGCGGGGGATCGCGACCTCCATGCGGATCGAGGCGGAGCGGGAATTTGAAAGGGGGGAGGTGCTGGCGGAGATCATCCGCCGTTTCGCGATCCGGCGGGCGCAGATCGACCGGGATTTCGAGGAATTGATCGCCGCCGTCCGCGTGCGTTGCGTGCTGACGGGAAAACAGGTGGCCCTCCTCACCGCCGGCGGACCGAAAACCGGGATCGTGGAAGGCATCGCCCCCGGCGGAGAACTCCTGCTGCGCACCACCGACGGACTCGAACGCCTGATGCAGGCGGATGAAGTGCGCGTGTTGGGGGACTGAGGGGAATTGAGGGGAATTGAGGGGAATTGA
The DNA window shown above is from Luteolibacter yonseiensis and carries:
- a CDS encoding biotin--[acetyl-CoA-carboxylase] ligase — protein: MNGGDFNGAAAGFPEPFRLFVRESVESTNDEVRELARMGAPDGVVVLAERQTAGRGRRGAAWFSPPGESLAFSILVKPPEPKALWPRLALAAGLAVAEALESSGLTAGIKWPNDVWLGGKKAAGILVEAGADFAVVGIGLNVNSTEFPEGVRGIATSMRIEAEREFERGEVLAEIIRRFAIRRAQIDRDFEELIAAVRVRCVLTGKQVALLTAGGPKTGIVEGIAPGGELLLRTTDGLERLMQADEVRVLGD